The window GCCCTGCACGGCATGGGCGACAGCCAGTTCAATCTCGGCCTGCTGTTTGAAGAAGGCTTTGGCGTGCCGCAAAGCGCCGCTGACGCCTATGCCTGGTTCCTCATCGCAGCAGCGGGCGGAGACAGTGCCGCCTCCGAGCGCGCCGCCGGCCTGCGCCGTGAACTCTCTGCTGAAGAGCGTGCCGCTGCGGAAGACGCTGCACGCGGTTTCGCACCGCGCACCCTGGATCCACAAGCGCAGGGACGCTACCCCGCCCAGACCTGGGAACAGGGTGCAGGCACGCGCCTGATCGCCCGGGCGCAGGAATTGCTTTTCGCCATGGGCTATGGTTCCGGTCAGGCTGACGGGGCTTATGGCCCGCAAACCCGCGAGGCAGTGGTGGCATACCAGCGCGCGCAAGGACTGGAAGCGAGCGGGGCGATAGACACCGCTCTGGTTGCCCGGCTCGAGCGCGGCCCGTCCCGGTAGGGCGGGGCGATGGACATCTACCTTCCCATTGCGGAAGTCTCGGTAAATATCTTCCTGATACTGGGCCTTGGCCTCGCCGTCGGCTTCCTCTCCGGCATGTTCGGGGTTGGCGGCGGCTTCCTGATGACGCCCGTCCTGATCTTTATCGGCATCCCGCCTCCGGTAGCGGTGGCGACACAGACCAACCAGATCGTCGCCTCATCGGCCTCCGGGGCGATTGCCCATTTCCGGCGCAAGAGCCTTGATCTGAAAATGGGGCTCTACCTGCTGGCAGGCGGTGTGGTGGGGTCGGTCGGCGGCGTCTGGCTGTTCTCCTTCCTGCAGGCCACCGGCCAGATCAATCTGGTCATCTCGCTGTGCTATGTCGGCTTTCTCGGCATTATCGGCGGCCTGATGTTCGTGGAGAGCGCAGGCGCGCTCTGGCGGCGCTACCGGCAGGGCAAGACGGGCATCACGCCGCGTCCGAAGCGGCGCAAGCGCGGCCTGATAGATGCCCTGCCCTTCAAGGTGCGCTTTCCGGTCTCCGGCCTCTATATCAGCCTGATCCCGGTCATCGGCATTGGCGCACTGGTCGGCCTGCTGGCGGCCCTGATGGGCGTGGGCGGCGGCTTCGTGATGGTGCCGGCGATGATCTACATCCTGCGCATGCCGACCTCGGTGGTGATCGGCACATCCCTCTTCCAGATCCTGTTTGTCACAGCGCTGACCACCTTCCTGCAGGCGGCCCAGAACCAGACGGTCGATCTGGTGCTGGCGGCCCTGCTGATCGTTGGCGGCGTCATTGGCGCGCAGTTTGGCGCCCGTGCGGGCCAGCGCATCCGGGCAGAGGAATTACGCGCAGCGCTGGCCCTTATGGTGCTGGCGGTCTGCCTCAAACTCGCCTTCGATCTGGTGTCCGATCCGGTCGATATGTTCGAGCTGATGGAGACCACCGGAAGGGCCGCGTCATGATCCGCTTTCTGCTCATGGCGCTGCTGATTACCGGGACGGCCCATGCCGCGCCGGAGGATGAGATACAGCCCGTCGGCATCGTGGCCGCCCTCACCCAGGAAGTGGTGGAGATACGCTCCAATTTCTCCGGCGCAGACTTTCTGGTCTATGGCGCGGTCACCGGCCTTGCCGAAGGCGACGACATTGTCGTGGTTGTGCGCGGGCCGCAGGAGGATTTGCGCGTCATGCGCAAGATCCGCACGCTCGGCATCTGGATCAACCGGGCGCCCATCGCCTTTGAAAACATCTACGGGTATTACGCCGTTGCCTCCACCCGCTCGCTAAGCCAGTTCGCCACCTTCTCGTCACTGCGCCGCGAAGCCATCGGCATGGAGCATTTGCGCCTGTCTGCGCCCGCCCATGAACGCGAGGAAACGCGCTTTGGCGTAGGCGGCGTGGTGGTCACGGAGCTGGGCGCGGAAATCGTCGATTACCGCCGGGCGGTGGTGCGCAACCGGGCGCGCGACGGCCTCTACGTGGAATCCCCCGGCGGGGTGGAGATACTCGATGGCGGGCTGTTCCGCGCCGATGTGCGCCTGCCACCCGTAACCCCGGTGGGCGAGTATGCGCTCGACATCTACCTGTTCCGTGACGGCGTACCCATCGCCAGCCGCCGGACGACGCTGGAGGTGCGCAAGG is drawn from Glycocaulis alkaliphilus and contains these coding sequences:
- a CDS encoding sulfite exporter TauE/SafE family protein; the protein is MDIYLPIAEVSVNIFLILGLGLAVGFLSGMFGVGGGFLMTPVLIFIGIPPPVAVATQTNQIVASSASGAIAHFRRKSLDLKMGLYLLAGGVVGSVGGVWLFSFLQATGQINLVISLCYVGFLGIIGGLMFVESAGALWRRYRQGKTGITPRPKRRKRGLIDALPFKVRFPVSGLYISLIPVIGIGALVGLLAALMGVGGGFVMVPAMIYILRMPTSVVIGTSLFQILFVTALTTFLQAAQNQTVDLVLAALLIVGGVIGAQFGARAGQRIRAEELRAALALMVLAVCLKLAFDLVSDPVDMFELMETTGRAAS
- a CDS encoding TIGR02186 family protein yields the protein MIRFLLMALLITGTAHAAPEDEIQPVGIVAALTQEVVEIRSNFSGADFLVYGAVTGLAEGDDIVVVVRGPQEDLRVMRKIRTLGIWINRAPIAFENIYGYYAVASTRSLSQFATFSSLRREAIGMEHLRLSAPAHEREETRFGVGGVVVTELGAEIVDYRRAVVRNRARDGLYVESPGGVEILDGGLFRADVRLPPVTPVGEYALDIYLFRDGVPIASRRTTLEVRKAGFEQALYDFAHDHAPLYGMIAVIIALLSGWGAAEVFRRR